One Diadema setosum chromosome 8, eeDiaSeto1, whole genome shotgun sequence genomic window carries:
- the LOC140231614 gene encoding DNA-directed RNA polymerase III subunit RPC8-like yields the protein MFVLAEMVDTVRIEPWLFNVKPMDAITEELNKKLANKVVPNVGLCIALHDIIKLDDSHIFPGDGASHTKVHFRFVVFRPFMDEILVGRIRSCSRDGVHVSLGFFDDIVIPPEALQQPCKFDDTEQLWVWQYESEEGTHDMFVDVNEQIRFRVVQEVFTDTTPVGPDDGLEGGVVEESDTKKSPYSLVGSISEPGLGLLAWWSNM from the exons ATGTTTGTTCTGGCAGAAATGGTGGACACAGTTCGCATTGAACCATGGCTGTTTAATGTCAAACCAATGGATGCAATAACCGAAGAGCTCAACAAAAAGCTGGCAAACAAG GTGGTGCCAAATGTTGGCTTGTGTATTGCACTCCATGACATCATCAAGCTGGACGACTCGCACATCTTTCCGGGAGATGGGGCCTCACACACCAAGGTCCACTTCAGATTTGTTGTCTTCCGCCCATTCATGGATGAGATCCTTGTTGGCCGGATCAGGAGCTGCAGTCGTGATGGAGTCCATG TGTCCTTGGGCTTCTTTGATGATATTGTGATTCCACCAGAAGCCTTGCAGCAACCTTGCAAGTT TGACGACACTGAGCAGTTGTGGGTCTGGCAGTACGAGTCTGAGGAGGGAACCCACGACATGTTCGTGGACGTCAACGAGCAGATTCGCTTCCGTGTTGTCCAGGAGGTCTTCACCGACACCACGCCCGTTGGACCTGACGATGGCCTGGAGGGGGGCGTTGTTGAGGAGAGTGACACCAAAAAATCCCCGTACAGCCTTGTG